The Candida dubliniensis CD36 chromosome 2, complete sequence genome contains a region encoding:
- a CDS encoding homocitrate synthase, mitochondrial precursor, putative (Similar to S. cerevisiae LYS21;~In S. cerevisiae: homocitrate synthase isozyme, catalyzes the condensation of acetyl-CoA and alpha-ketoglutarate to form homocitrate, which is the first step in the lysine biosynthesis pathway; highly similar to the other isozyme, Lys20p.) — MSVASNPYGPNPSDFLSNVNKFEVIESTLREGEQFANAFFTTEKKIEIAKALDDFGVDYIELTSPVASEQSRKDCEAICKLGLKAKILTHIRCHMDDARVAVETGVDGVDVVIGTSQFLRQYSHGKDMNYIAQSAIEVIEFVKSKGIEIRFSSEDSFRSDIVDLLNIYRTVDKIGVNRVGIADTVGCANPRQVYELVKTLKSVVSCDIECHFHNDTGCAIANAYTALEAGAKLIDVSVLGIGERNGITPLGALMARMITADRDYVLSKYKLHKLRDLENLVADAVQINIPFNNPITGFCAFTHKAGIHAKAILANPSTYEILNPNDFGLTRYIHFANRLTGWNAIKSRVDQLNLHLTDDQVKEVTNKIKKLGDVRQLNIDDVDSIIKDFHAEQSTTNTPLLKPVEADDETPEIKKQKV, encoded by the coding sequence ATGTCTGTTGCTTCTAATCCATATGGTCCAAATCCATCAGATTTCTTATCCAATgtcaataaatttgaagTCATTGAATCAACTTTAAGAGAAGGTGAACAATTTGCTAATGCCTTTTTCActactgaaaaaaaaattgaaattgctAAAGCTTTAGATGATTTTGGAGttgattatattgaattgaCTTCACCAGTAGCATCAGAACAATCAAGAAAAGATTGTGAAGCCATTTGTAAATTAGGTTTAAAAGCTAAAATATTAACTCATATTAGATGTCATATGGATGATGCTAGAGTTGCTGTTGAAACTGGAGTTGATGGAGTTGATGTAGTTATTGGAACTTCTCAATTTTTAAGACAATATTCTCATGGTAAAGATATGAATTATATTGCTCAAAGTGCTATTGAagttattgaatttgttaaaTCTAAAGGTATTGAAATTCGTTTTAGTTCTGAAGATTCATTTAGATCagatattgttgatttattaaatatttatcgtactgttgataaaattggAGTGAATAGAGTTGGTATTGCTGATACTGTTGGTTGTGCTAATCCAAGACAAGTTTATGAATTGGTTAAAACTTTAAAATCAGTAGTTTCTTGTGATATTGAATGTCATTTCCATAATGATACTGGTTGTGCTATTGCTAATGCTTATACTGCTTTAGAAGCTGGTgctaaattaattgatgtttCTGTATTGGGGATTGGTGAAAGAAATGGAATTACTCCATTAGGAGCATTAATGGCAAGAATGATTACTGCTGATCGTGATTAtgttttatcaaaatataaattacaTAAATTAAGagatttagaaaatttGGTTGCTGATGCTGTACAAATTAATATTCCATTTAATAATCCAATTACAGGATTTTGTGCTTTTACTCATAAAGCTGGTATTCATGCTAAAGCTATTTTAGCTAATCCATCAACttatgaaattttgaatccTAATGATTTTGGTTTAACCAGATATATTCATTTTGCTAATAGATTAACTGGTTGGAATGCCATTAAATCAAGagttgatcaattgaatttacaTTTGACTGATGATCAAGTTAAAGAAGTtacaaataaaattaaaaaattgggtGATGTTAGACAATTGAATATCGATGATgttgattcaattattaaagatTTCCATGCTGAACAAAGTACAACTAATACTCCTCTTTTAAAACCAGTAGAGGCGGATGATGAAACTccagaaatcaaaaaacaaaaagtatAG
- a CDS encoding alcohol dehydrogenase, putative (Similar to S. cerevisiae ADH1;~In S. cerevisiae: alcohol dehydrogenase, fermentative isozyme active as homo- or heterotetramers; required for the reduction of acetaldehyde to ethanol, the last step in the glycolytic pathway.) → MPTQSGYGYVEGYSDIQKFTNIPIPIPKGNEVLLKVEAAGLCLSDPHVLIAGPIQSKPPIPLATKFIMGHEIAGSISSVGEQLINDPNYKQGARFALQIAKACGMCNSCRQGYDGVCESSHQAYGLNEDGGFQQYLLIKNLRTLLPIPDGVSFEQAAVTTDSVLTPFHAIQKVRNLLKPTSKILVQGCGGLGLNAIQILKNYGCYIVASDVKNEVEKLALQYGANEFHIDINKSNHESMSFDIIFDFVGIQPTFNNSDKFIKRRGKIVMIGLGRSKLFIPNYKLAIREVEIIFNFGGHSAEQIECMQWVAKGLIKPNVHVADFNSLPQYLEDLANGKLTGRIVFRPNKL, encoded by the coding sequence ATGCCAACTCAATCAGGATATGGATACGTTGAAGGATATTCCgatattcaaaaattcaCTAATATTCCCATCCCTATTCCAAAAGGTAATGAAGTATTATTAAAAGTTGAAGCTGCTGGATTATGTCTTTCTGATCCTCATGTTTTAATTGCTGGTCCAATTCAAAGTAAACCTCCAATACCATTAGCaaccaaatttattatgGGTCATGAAATTGCTGGATCAATTAGTTCTGTTGGtgaacaattaattaatgatccAAATTATAAACAAGGTGCTAGATTTGCTTTACAAATTGCTAAAGCATGTGGAATGTGTAATTCATGTCGTCAAGGATATGATGGTGTTTGTGAACTGAGTCATCAAGCTTATGGATTGAATGAAGATGGAGgatttcaacaatatttgttaattaaaaatttacgTACTTTATTACCTATTCCTGATGGAGTTAGTTTTGAACAAGCAGCTGTCACTACTGATTCAGTATTGACTCCATTTCATGCAATTCAAAAAGTTcgaaatttattaaaaccAACATCAAAAATATTAGTACAAGGATGTGGTGGATTAGGATTAAATGcaattcaaatattgaaaaattatggTTGTTATATTGTTGCTTCTGATGTTAAAAatgaagttgaaaaattagcTTTACAATATGGTGCTAATGAATTTCATATTGATATCAATAAATCTAATCATGAATCAATGTCatttgatataattttcGATTTTGTTGGTATTCAACCAACATTCAATAATTctgataaatttattaaaagacGAGGTAAAATAGTAATGATAGGTTTAGGTAgatcaaaattatttataccaaattataaattagcTATTCGTGAAGttgaaatcattttcaattttggtgGTCATTCAGCTGAACAAATAGAATGTATGCAATGGGTTGCAAAAGGATTAATTAAACCTAATGTTCATGTTGctgatttcaattctttaccACAATATCTTGAAGATTTGGCAAATGGTAAATTAACTGGAAGAATTGTATTTAGACCTAATAAATTGTAA